In the Podospora bellae-mahoneyi strain CBS 112042 chromosome 4, whole genome shotgun sequence genome, one interval contains:
- the ARG4 gene encoding argininosuccinate lyase (BUSCO:EOG092621S9; EggNog:ENOG503NVYH; COG:E) produces MAPTQTPTLLWGGRFTEAIDDLMFQFNESLSFDRVLYKADIHGSITYAKALHKLNILSDEELGEIVNGLQQVEKEWAEGKFVIDVKSDEDIHTANERRLGEIIGKAAGKLHTGRSRNEQVGVDMRLWAGEQLDQLAAILKDVLATTAAQAKEYLPVLMPGYTHLQRAQPVRFSHWLLSHATFLIGDLNRLKGVQERTSACPLGVGALAGNPFGIDREFMAKDLGFASVHPNSLACVADRDFVVDILQWASLLMAHLSRLSEDLILFSTAEFGFVQVADAYSTGSSLMPQKKNPDSLELIRGKAGRVMGQASGFLASLKSLPTSYNKDLQESVEPMIDCIKTVSTCLRIMQGVLATLKVYPEKMKAALTDDMLATDVADYLVRKGVPFRQTHHIAGAIVRRGEEAGVAISKLPLDDFKQISPLFEADVADVFDFEKSVERRNTYGGTSSSSVLAQIEAIQKLVQQQ; encoded by the exons ATGGCTCCCACACAGACCCCTACGCTCCTCTGGGGTGGCAGATTTACCG AGGCCATCGACGACTTGATGTTCCAGTTCAACGAGTCCCTTTCCTTTGACAGGGTGCTCTACAAGGCCGATATCCACGGCTCCATCACCTACGCCAAGGCCCTCCACaagctcaacatcctctCCGACGAGGAGCTCGGCGAAATCGTCAACGGCCTCCAGCAGGTCGAGAAGGAGTGGGCCGAGGGCAAGTTCGTTATCGATGTCAAGTCAGACGAGGATATCCACACGGCCAATGAGCGCCGCCTGGGCGAGATCATTGGCAAGGCTGCTGGCAAGCTGCACACTGGCCGCTCCCGAAACGAGCAGGTCGGTGTTGACATGCGTCTCTGGGCTGGCGAACAGCTCGACCAGCTTGCTGCTATCCTCAAGGATGTCCTCGCGACCACGGCCGCGCAGGCCAAGGAGTACCTCCCCGTCCTGATGCCAGGATACACTCATCTCCAGCGCGCCCAACCAGTGCGCTTCTCCCACTGGCTCCTGTCACACGCCACCTTCCTCATTGGCGATCTCAACCGCCTGAAGGGTGTGCAGGAGAGGACATCTGCCTGCCCTCTGGGTGTCGGTGCCCTCGCCGGCAACCCCTTTGGCATTGACCGTGAGTTCATGGCCAAGGACCTCGGCTTCGCCTCTGTCCACCCAAACAGCTTGGCCTGTGTCGCCGACCGAGACTTCGTCGTGGACATTCTCCAATGGGCGAGTTTGTTGATGGCCCATCTCTCCCGCCTCAGCGAGGATCTGATCCTCTTCTCCACGGCCGAGTTTGGCTTTGTTCAAGTCGCCGATGCCTACAGCACTGGCAGCAGTCTGATGCCTCAGAAGAAGAACCCCGACAGCTTGGAGCTCATCCGTGGTAAGGCTGGCAGAGTTATGGGACAG GCTTCCGGTTTCCTTGCCTCCCTCAAGTCTCTTCCCACCTCTTATAACAAGGATCTCCAGGAATCTGTCGAGCCCATGATTGACTGCATCAAGACCGTTTCCACATGCCTGCGGATCATGCAGGGCGTGCTTGCCACCCTCAAGGTCTACCCTGAAAAGATGAAGGCTGCCCTCACCGACGACATGCTCGCCACCGATGTGGCTGACTACCTCGTCCGCAAGGGTGTGCCTTTCAGACAGACTCACCACATCGCCGGTGCCATCGTCCGCAGGGGTGAGGAGGCTGGCGTGGCCATCTCCAAGCTTCCCCTCGACGACTTCAAGCAGATCTCGCCCTTGTTCGAGGCTGACGTTGCTGATGTATTCGACTTTGAGAAGAGTGTTGAGAGAAGGAACACGTATGGTGGCACGAGCAGCTCCTCGGTGCTGGCGCAGATTGAGGCCATTCAGAAGCTTGTGCAACAGCAGTGA
- a CDS encoding hypothetical protein (MEROPS:MER0001367; EggNog:ENOG503NU0A; COG:S) — translation MNFHRNSPHEEESDKDLGKRMVNKEGRRGRYKVRWRWWRPTLTPNEPFTSSPSPSPSLNPEYSGSSVDILSDGGSSQSEEDYQIKHSLSLIKAPLSPDDYSDSGISLSDSIEPGTKLEPRLAMPYIGAEAEGNRPSWRNIRPASIVQFPRPCVNPDKEFKIRTVHFTVPLEHHKPSGRQINIHAELVYDTHERDRFDSWVPACRASPILVFLCGGPGDKNPHDRSPALNRMLIEKGYVVLYADYRGTGQSSKIDSATVKTYNDRRDFAGAAGYLSLFRQDNIVRDLEAVRLCLEEHLYPFSSTNGNGGDGLKWTLMGQSYGGWVALTYLSFLPGSLAEVYLTAGLAPVTIGSPDEVYEALYSGMRRSNQRYYQRYPEDEVLVREVYNTLLSRGAAYELPDGSKRKLTAQTFLTLGRKFIGGDSGLEAVHDFVGQLHGELVRNNAIVPSQEILKEFSKLEGFKLHSRPLYGVLHEAIYCSNGDTASEWSAQRVGKRHREYKGWLQGKHAAEGQRLYFSGEMVLPCLMPEEFRYANDLVASKADWEPLYDLNRLKENTVPVRAMAYQDDLAVDFELSKRTVEAVKGCVMVVGKSGWNHGSLRNNTDEVIRMLF, via the coding sequence atgaaCTTCCACAGGAATTCACCACACGAGGAGGAATCAGACAAAGATCTGGGCAAGAGGATGGTAAATAAGGAAGGCAGAAGGGGACGTTATAAGGTccgttggaggtggtggaggccgACACTTACACCAAACGAGCCGTTTacatcatcaccttcaccGTCGCCCAGTTTGAATCCGGAATACAGCGGTAGCAGCGTCGACATTCTTTCTGACGGCGGCAGCTCCCAGTCCGAAGAGGACTATCAGATAAAGCATTCGCTTTCTCTAATCAAGGCGCCATTGTCCCCTGACGATTATAGTGACTCGGGGATTTCCCTTTCTGACAGCATTGAGCCAGGGACGAAACTTGAACCACGGTTGGCAATGCCCTACATTGGAGCAGAAGCCGAGGGAAATCGCCCGTCATGGAGAAACATTCGACCCGCCTCTATCGTCCAGTTCCCACGCCCCTGTGTGAATCCGGATAAGGAGTTCAAAATCAGGACTGTCCACTTTACCGTCCCGCTTGAGCACCACAAGCCCTCGGGCCGGCAAATCAATATTCACGCTGAGCTCGTATACGACACCCACGAGCGGGACAGATTCGACAGCTGGGTCCCTGCGTGTCGTGCCAGTCCTATTTTGGTGTTCCTTTGCGGCGGACCAGGGGATAAGAACCCGCATGATCGATCGCCAGCGTTGAACAGGATGTTGATTGAGAAGGGGTATGTCGTTCTGTACGCCGACTATAGGGGCACAGGGCAGAGTAGCAAGATTGACAGCGCGACTGTCAAGACCTACAATGACAGGAGGGATTTTGCTGGGGCGGCCGGTTATTTATCGTTGTTTCGGCAAGACAATATTGTGAGGGACCTAGAAGCCGTGAGGTTGTGTCTAGAAGAGCACCTATACCCGTTCTCATCCACGAACGGCAATGGCGGAGATGGGTTAAAATGGACCTTGATGGGACAGTCATACGGCGGTTGGGTGGCATTGACCTACCTGTCGTTTCTCCCTGGGTCGCTGGCAGAGGTGTATTTGACGGCCGGACTGGCGCCGGTGACGATTGGGAGTCCGGACGAGGTTTATGAGGCGTTGTATAGCgggatgaggaggtcgaATCAGAGGTACTACCAGCGTTACCCTGAAGATGAAGtcttggtgagggaggtATACAACACTCTTTTGTCGAGGGGGGCAGCGTATGAATTGCCGGATGGATCGAAGAGAAAGCTGACAGCTCAGACGTTTCTGACCTTGGGGAGGAAGTTCATCGGAGGCGACTCTGGGCTGGAGGCGGTGCATGACTTTGTGGGCCAGCTGCATGGAGAGTTGGTGAGGAATAATGCGATCGTCCCGTCGCAGGAAATCTTGAAAGAGTTTTCAAAGCTGGAGGGGTTCAAGCTGCATTCAAGGCCGTTGTACGGAGTCTTGCACGAGGCGATTTATTGCAGTAATGGAGATACGGCGTCGGAGTGGTCGGCCCAGAGGGTTGGGAAGAGGCATCGGGAATACAAGGGGTGGCTTCAGGGGAAACATGCTGCGGAAGGCCAGAGGCTCTACTTTTCGGGTGAGATGGTGCTCCCCTGTTTGATGCCCGAGGAGTTCAGGTATGCAAATGATTTGGTAGCGAGCAAGGCAGATTGGGAGCCATTGTACGACTTGAACCGGTTGAAGGAGAACACAGTGCCGGTCAGAGCAATGGCGTATCAAGATGACCTGGCTGTTGACTTTGAACTGTCCAAGCGAACGGTGGAAGCTGTCAAGGGATGTGTGATGGTCGTGGGCAAGTCGGGATGGAACCACGGCAGTCTGAGAAACAACACAGATGAGGTGATACGGATGCTGTTTTAG